Proteins from one Niallia circulans genomic window:
- a CDS encoding MFS transporter, with protein sequence MAGNLKTKKKSNDRLVAVLTFALVISVMNSTMFNMAVPSITKEFNLLPTEAGWIITAYIIIYAIGSVLYGKLADKYMLKTLLTIGLSTFAAGSVLGFAANSFSLLLAGRCLQAAGASVMPTVAMIIPARFFPKETRGRVLGLTSAGMALGTAIGPIVAGVVTSVFNWHYLFVISLLSLITLPFFRKYLNEQKQQVNGKTDILGAACLAVALASLLLAITQSTLSYAALFALSFVLFIWRIKKGKNPFIPISLFKNKQFSFGIAISGICSGIGFGIPYLTPLLLQEVNGLSPLLSGLYMFPSALTAALLGISGGRLADRKGNRTLTFLALLGFFIGFSLLSVFAGYSPYITMFILIFACIGQTFMQIAMANTVSVTLPKADVGVGMGIMMMINFISGAVFTTMMSASLEKEDLSIHLNPLLLTQDGISYSNIYTVLSILVLFITLTYHFRFHANNAEHAK encoded by the coding sequence ATGGCTGGCAATTTAAAAACAAAGAAAAAAAGCAACGACCGTTTAGTGGCAGTGCTAACTTTTGCTCTAGTAATAAGTGTGATGAATTCAACTATGTTCAATATGGCAGTCCCTTCTATCACAAAGGAATTCAACCTGTTACCAACAGAAGCGGGCTGGATCATAACTGCTTATATTATCATTTATGCGATTGGATCTGTTCTCTATGGGAAGCTAGCCGATAAGTATATGCTAAAAACCTTGCTGACTATCGGCTTATCCACCTTTGCTGCTGGAAGTGTCTTGGGATTTGCTGCGAACAGCTTTTCCCTGCTGCTTGCAGGCAGATGTTTGCAGGCAGCAGGAGCATCTGTTATGCCGACTGTTGCAATGATCATTCCTGCCCGCTTCTTCCCTAAGGAAACAAGAGGACGTGTTTTAGGTTTAACATCTGCAGGAATGGCCCTAGGAACAGCAATTGGCCCAATCGTGGCTGGAGTTGTCACAAGCGTCTTTAACTGGCATTATCTTTTTGTTATTTCCCTGCTCTCTCTTATTACTTTGCCGTTTTTTCGCAAATATTTAAATGAGCAAAAACAGCAGGTAAACGGGAAAACGGATATACTTGGAGCGGCATGTTTGGCTGTCGCCCTTGCTTCCCTTTTATTGGCAATCACACAAAGTACTTTAAGCTATGCTGCTTTATTTGCTTTAAGCTTTGTTTTATTCATTTGGAGGATAAAGAAAGGAAAAAATCCATTTATTCCAATTTCTTTGTTTAAAAATAAACAGTTTTCATTCGGAATTGCCATCTCTGGTATCTGTTCAGGAATAGGCTTTGGAATTCCCTATTTGACGCCGCTATTACTGCAGGAGGTGAATGGATTATCGCCGCTTTTAAGTGGCTTATACATGTTCCCAAGTGCATTAACAGCAGCATTATTAGGAATAAGCGGCGGGAGACTTGCAGACAGGAAAGGGAATCGTACGCTTACCTTTTTAGCTTTGTTAGGTTTCTTTATTGGCTTTAGCTTATTGTCCGTTTTTGCAGGATATTCACCATATATAACGATGTTTATCCTTATATTTGCATGTATTGGGCAAACATTTATGCAGATTGCGATGGCAAACACTGTTTCAGTTACGTTGCCAAAGGCTGATGTAGGTGTCGGAATGGGGATAATGATGATGATTAATTTTATTTCTGGGGCAGTGTTTACAACGATGATGAGTGCATCCCTTGAGAAAGAAGACCTTAGCATCCACTTGAATCCACTTTTACTGACACAAGACGGAATTAGCTACAGCAATATATATACAGTACTTAGTATTCTTGTTCTTTTCATCACCTTAACCTATCATTTCCGTTTTCATGCAAATAATGCTGAACACGCAAAGTAG
- a CDS encoding PTS transporter subunit EIIC, whose amino-acid sequence MREKEAVKRIIEYVGGKDNIKKAWHCMTRLRFDLVDQTKIDHEKVKQVNGVIGEQLQNEQYQVIIGTNVQVFYNALMEELEVDENTITTTADTSSKGMFGRLLDVVSGVFGPIVPAIAGAGMIKGVLAGLIALNILSKESETVVILDLIASGVFYFLPFFLAASAAKIFKTNQYLAIAVAGGLMYPTLLDAAKLGEITKYHFIGLPIPVINYSGTVIPIILSVWALSYIHRWVDKWMPSVLRTVFTPTLTLFLTIPVTLIVTGPLGSYVGKGLAFMVEFLFNVSPILAGVVMGGARPIEIVFGVHHAITPIALQNFADKGYDMLMPMMFMTNMAIAGATFAMFFKANSKTEKSVILSATISAILGITEPALFGVLIRNKKAFIACTIGSTIAATFFAVMGVRIYGYILSSIVSLVAYVGPYFPYAIAGIIIAIGTAFSITFLTVKKNSFGAGHKDTPVQKISG is encoded by the coding sequence ATGAGGGAAAAAGAAGCTGTTAAAAGAATCATCGAATATGTTGGCGGTAAAGATAATATTAAGAAGGCATGGCATTGCATGACAAGATTACGGTTTGATTTAGTCGATCAGACAAAAATTGATCATGAAAAGGTTAAACAAGTTAACGGAGTTATTGGTGAACAGTTGCAGAATGAACAATATCAAGTGATTATTGGCACAAATGTGCAAGTTTTTTATAATGCTTTAATGGAAGAATTAGAGGTAGATGAAAATACAATTACCACAACAGCAGACACTAGCAGTAAAGGAATGTTTGGCAGATTGTTGGATGTAGTTTCTGGAGTGTTTGGACCAATTGTGCCTGCCATTGCAGGGGCGGGAATGATAAAAGGGGTTCTGGCTGGTTTAATAGCTCTAAACATTTTGTCAAAAGAAAGTGAAACAGTTGTTATTTTAGATTTAATTGCTAGTGGGGTCTTTTATTTTCTGCCATTCTTTTTAGCAGCATCTGCTGCAAAAATCTTTAAGACAAATCAATACTTAGCGATAGCAGTAGCAGGAGGGCTGATGTACCCAACGTTGCTCGATGCGGCTAAGCTTGGAGAAATAACCAAGTATCATTTTATAGGCTTGCCGATACCAGTTATTAATTACTCAGGTACTGTTATTCCTATCATTTTATCTGTGTGGGCATTAAGCTATATACATAGATGGGTAGATAAATGGATGCCAAGTGTATTGCGAACGGTATTCACGCCAACATTGACGTTATTTCTGACCATTCCAGTTACACTTATTGTAACAGGGCCCTTAGGCAGCTATGTTGGCAAGGGCTTGGCATTTATGGTTGAATTTTTGTTTAACGTATCTCCGATTTTGGCAGGGGTTGTCATGGGAGGGGCGAGACCAATTGAAATCGTTTTTGGTGTTCATCATGCCATCACACCGATAGCCTTGCAAAATTTTGCGGATAAAGGATACGACATGCTGATGCCAATGATGTTCATGACAAATATGGCGATTGCTGGTGCGACCTTTGCGATGTTTTTTAAAGCGAACAGTAAAACAGAAAAATCAGTGATACTATCTGCAACCATATCAGCCATACTTGGCATAACAGAACCTGCTTTATTTGGTGTTTTGATTAGAAACAAAAAGGCATTTATTGCGTGTACAATCGGCAGTACGATTGCTGCGACATTCTTTGCAGTCATGGGTGTGAGGATATACGGGTATATTCTTTCAAGTATTGTAAGTCTTGTTGCATATGTCGGACCGTATTTTCCGTATGCGATTGCAGGTATCATCATTGCAATTGGAACAGCCTTTTCCATCACGTTTTTAACGGTAAAAAAGAATTCATTCGGGGCGGGGCATAAAGATACTCCTGTTCAGAAAATAAGTGGATAA
- a CDS encoding beta-glucoside-specific PTS transporter subunit IIABC, which translates to MKYEQLAKDIIANVGGKENVSNVVHCITRLRFKLKDEGKANTEVLKNMDDVVTVMKSGGQYQVVIGNHVPDVYKAVVTVGGFQGQEQVEEDEGPKGSLFSRFIDMISSIFTPVLGVLAASGMIKGFNALFVALGWLENTSGTYQILNAAGDALFYFLPIFLGYTAIKKFGGTPFIGMAIGAALVYPTLSTLTTGDPLYTVFAGTMFESPIYVTFLGIPVILMSYSSSVIPIILSTFFAAKVEKWLRTFIPDVIKTFVVPLLTLLIVIPITFMVIGPIATWASSLIGAGSLFIYNLSPVIAGILLGGLWQVIVIFGLHWGLVPIAINNVATMGFDTILATVFAASFAQIGAVLAILIKTRDKKLKSLSIPAFISGIFGVTEPAIYGITLPLKKPFIISCIGAAAGGAILGLANVKGYIIGGLGIFGIPTYISPDGLGMDLWGALIAIVVAFIVAFILTYLFGGIGKEKATTTDSEVKSASNEVAATAAVQQEVIISPLNGEVKALSEVEDAAFSTGALGHGLAIEPSEGKLYAPVSGTVSALFPTNHAIGITTDSGADILIHIGMDTVQFEGKYFKAYTVQGEYVEKGQLLIEFDIEEIRKAGKLLTTPVVVTNYKDYSMELTNKKQVTTVDELFKLDVK; encoded by the coding sequence ATGAAATATGAGCAGCTGGCAAAAGACATTATTGCTAATGTGGGTGGAAAAGAAAACGTTTCCAATGTAGTCCATTGTATTACACGCCTTCGCTTTAAGCTAAAGGATGAAGGAAAAGCAAATACAGAGGTATTAAAAAACATGGATGATGTTGTTACAGTCATGAAAAGCGGCGGACAATATCAAGTCGTTATCGGAAACCATGTACCTGATGTATACAAAGCTGTAGTTACAGTTGGTGGTTTTCAAGGTCAGGAGCAAGTGGAGGAAGATGAAGGACCTAAAGGTTCCCTTTTCAGTCGCTTTATTGATATGATTTCAAGCATCTTTACACCAGTCCTTGGCGTGTTAGCCGCATCAGGGATGATCAAAGGCTTTAATGCATTATTTGTCGCACTTGGCTGGCTGGAAAATACATCCGGCACATACCAAATCCTAAATGCAGCCGGTGATGCGCTATTTTATTTCTTGCCAATCTTCTTAGGATATACAGCAATCAAAAAGTTCGGCGGAACACCTTTCATCGGAATGGCAATCGGAGCTGCATTAGTGTACCCGACCCTTTCGACTTTAACAACAGGAGACCCGCTGTACACAGTATTTGCAGGTACGATGTTTGAATCACCAATTTATGTTACATTTTTAGGAATTCCTGTTATTTTAATGTCTTATTCATCATCTGTTATACCAATTATTCTGTCTACATTCTTTGCAGCAAAAGTAGAGAAATGGCTGCGTACCTTTATTCCAGATGTTATTAAAACATTTGTAGTGCCATTATTAACATTATTAATTGTTATTCCAATTACATTTATGGTCATCGGCCCGATTGCAACATGGGCAAGCAGCTTGATTGGTGCAGGTTCATTATTCATTTATAACTTAAGCCCGGTAATTGCAGGGATTTTGCTTGGTGGTCTATGGCAAGTTATCGTTATTTTCGGACTTCACTGGGGCTTGGTGCCAATTGCGATTAACAATGTGGCAACAATGGGCTTCGATACAATCCTGGCAACAGTATTTGCCGCATCATTCGCCCAAATTGGTGCAGTTCTTGCGATCCTAATTAAAACAAGAGATAAAAAGTTGAAATCATTGAGTATCCCAGCATTCATTTCCGGTATCTTCGGTGTAACAGAGCCAGCTATTTACGGAATTACATTACCATTAAAGAAACCGTTTATCATCAGCTGTATCGGTGCAGCAGCAGGTGGAGCTATTTTAGGTCTTGCTAATGTAAAGGGTTACATTATTGGTGGTCTTGGAATTTTTGGAATCCCAACATACATTAGTCCTGATGGGCTTGGCATGGATTTATGGGGTGCATTAATTGCCATTGTGGTAGCATTCATTGTTGCTTTCATCTTAACGTACTTGTTTGGAGGGATTGGCAAAGAAAAAGCAACAACTACTGATTCAGAAGTAAAATCTGCTTCAAATGAAGTTGCTGCAACAGCAGCAGTACAGCAAGAAGTTATCATTAGTCCATTAAATGGCGAAGTGAAAGCATTATCAGAAGTTGAGGATGCAGCATTTTCAACAGGTGCATTAGGTCATGGCCTTGCAATTGAACCATCAGAAGGCAAACTTTATGCTCCAGTTTCTGGTACAGTATCAGCTTTATTCCCGACAAATCACGCAATTGGTATTACGACTGATTCTGGTGCAGATATATTAATTCACATTGGGATGGATACTGTGCAATTTGAAGGAAAATACTTTAAAGCATATACAGTCCAAGGTGAATACGTGGAAAAAGGCCAGTTGCTTATTGAGTTTGACATTGAAGAAATTCGCAAAGCTGGTAAGCTGTTAACAACACCTGTAGTTGTCACAAACTATAAGGATTACAGCATGGAGTTAACGAATAAAAAACAAGTCACTACAGTAGATGAGCTGTTCAAATTAGATGTAAAATAA
- a CDS encoding TetR/AcrR family transcriptional regulator codes for MDTKLNSRDKILQTASRLFQLQGYHATGMNQIISESGLPKGSIYHHFPQGKELLAIEAVHYTSSFIERKLLAIMEEIANPVEAIQAFIKDTSSQFDSPESIEGIPVGLLASETALISEPLRLACMEAFSKWEKIIADKLIQNGEQKEHALKMGMLINSMIGGGIMQSITRKDKAPLIAVMETIPQILTSKG; via the coding sequence ATGGATACTAAATTGAATTCTCGTGACAAAATACTGCAAACAGCTTCACGTCTTTTTCAGCTGCAGGGCTATCATGCAACAGGTATGAACCAAATTATAAGTGAAAGCGGATTGCCAAAAGGCTCAATTTATCATCATTTCCCGCAAGGCAAAGAGCTTCTCGCAATTGAGGCTGTCCATTATACAAGCAGCTTTATTGAAAGAAAGCTGCTTGCAATAATGGAGGAAATAGCGAACCCTGTTGAAGCAATTCAAGCATTTATAAAGGATACATCAAGCCAGTTTGATTCCCCTGAAAGCATTGAAGGAATTCCTGTCGGCTTGCTTGCAAGCGAAACTGCACTTATCAGTGAACCATTACGCCTTGCTTGTATGGAAGCATTTTCAAAATGGGAGAAAATTATCGCTGATAAATTAATCCAAAATGGAGAGCAAAAAGAGCATGCATTAAAAATGGGGATGCTTATTAATTCTATGATTGGCGGCGGAATTATGCAGTCCATAACTCGTAAGGATAAAGCCCCACTTATCGCGGTTATGGAAACAATTCCACAAATTTTAACATCTAAGGGGTAG
- a CDS encoding 6-phospho-beta-glucosidase, giving the protein MAFQKGFLWGGAIAANQAEGAYLADGKGLTTVDLLPTGQKRWDIMMGNLTSYEPLEGEFYPSHEAIDFYNRYKEDIALFAEMGFKALRLSISWARIFPNGDDAEPNEAGLKFYDDLFDELLKYGIEPVVTIAHFDVPVNLVKNYGSWRSRKLVGFFEKYATTLFNRYKDKVKYWMTFNEINMLLHLPFVGAGLVFEEGEDKKQVKYQAAHHQLVASALAVKACHEISPDAKIGCMLAAGQTYAYSCNPDDVLDALEKDRDSFFFIDIQSRGKYPGYAKKFIKDHNITIEMEATDEEILLNNTVDYIGFSYYASRTTSTDPEINKTTSGNVFGSIENPFLEKSEWGWTIDPKGFRITANQLYDRYQKPLFVVENGLGAIDIPSEDGAVTDDHRIDYLNKHLQELSQAIDEGVEVLGYTSWGPIDLVSASTGEMKKRYGYIYVDKDNEGNGSLERSRKKSFDWYKEVIATNGENL; this is encoded by the coding sequence ATGGCATTTCAAAAAGGATTTTTATGGGGCGGCGCAATTGCTGCAAACCAAGCAGAAGGTGCATATCTTGCTGATGGAAAGGGCTTGACAACAGTTGATCTTTTGCCAACAGGTCAAAAAAGATGGGACATTATGATGGGGAATCTAACTTCATACGAACCGTTAGAAGGAGAATTCTATCCATCACATGAAGCGATTGATTTTTATAACCGCTATAAAGAGGATATTGCACTATTTGCGGAGATGGGCTTTAAGGCATTGCGTTTATCAATCTCTTGGGCAAGGATTTTTCCAAATGGTGATGATGCAGAGCCAAATGAAGCAGGCTTGAAATTCTATGATGATTTATTTGATGAACTGTTGAAATATGGAATTGAGCCTGTTGTTACTATCGCCCATTTCGATGTGCCAGTTAATCTTGTTAAGAACTATGGAAGCTGGCGAAGCCGCAAGCTTGTTGGATTCTTTGAGAAATATGCGACAACTCTTTTCAACCGCTATAAAGATAAAGTAAAGTACTGGATGACATTTAATGAAATCAACATGCTTCTGCACCTTCCGTTTGTTGGAGCTGGTCTTGTATTTGAAGAAGGGGAAGATAAGAAGCAGGTGAAATACCAGGCAGCACATCACCAGCTTGTGGCAAGTGCATTAGCTGTTAAAGCATGCCATGAAATCAGCCCTGATGCTAAAATTGGCTGTATGCTTGCAGCTGGACAAACCTATGCATATAGCTGTAATCCTGATGATGTTCTCGATGCACTGGAAAAGGATCGCGATTCCTTCTTTTTCATTGATATTCAATCTCGCGGTAAATATCCTGGCTATGCAAAAAAATTCATTAAGGACCATAATATTACAATTGAGATGGAAGCAACGGATGAGGAAATTCTGCTAAATAACACGGTAGATTATATTGGCTTTAGTTATTATGCGAGCAGAACGACAAGTACAGATCCGGAAATCAATAAGACGACATCTGGAAATGTATTTGGCTCGATTGAAAATCCATTTTTAGAAAAGTCAGAGTGGGGCTGGACAATTGATCCTAAAGGATTCCGTATAACAGCAAACCAATTATATGACCGCTACCAAAAACCGCTGTTTGTTGTCGAAAACGGATTGGGTGCCATTGATATCCCATCAGAGGATGGAGCTGTCACAGACGATCATCGCATCGACTACTTAAACAAGCATTTACAGGAGCTGTCTCAAGCAATCGATGAAGGTGTTGAAGTGCTCGGTTACACGAGCTGGGGCCCGATTGACCTTGTGAGTGCATCAACAGGAGAAATGAAAAAGCGTTATGGCTATATTTATGTGGACAAGGATAATGAAGGAAATGGCTCATTAGAACGTTCACGCAAAAAAAGCTTTGATTGGTATAAAGAGGTTATTGCGACAAACGGAGAAAATTTATAA
- a CDS encoding DUF421 domain-containing protein → MFFDITVELCVGFFTLLFMLKILGKIQFSQITPFDFITGMVLGNFVGDSIFDERTGVLDIVYSILLWGLLIYLVELLTQKSFLLRGFFEGKPSMLINKGEIDFKTLKKNHIDLSQLQHLLRKQGYFSLFDAEYVILEQDGNISVAPKHSYGTPTNEDLQIPEKKIQLAYALVLDGKVNKQNLKTLKYDEGWLKQQLSQHQITDYKNVLYAEWHEEKGLKVATYNNDSN, encoded by the coding sequence ATGTTTTTTGATATCACAGTGGAATTATGTGTCGGGTTTTTTACCCTTCTTTTTATGCTGAAAATTCTAGGAAAGATTCAATTTTCGCAAATTACTCCTTTTGACTTTATAACAGGAATGGTCTTAGGGAATTTCGTAGGAGATTCTATCTTTGATGAGCGTACAGGAGTGCTTGATATCGTATACAGCATTTTACTTTGGGGTCTACTTATCTACCTTGTTGAGTTACTGACACAAAAATCATTTTTACTGCGCGGCTTTTTTGAAGGGAAACCATCCATGCTTATTAATAAGGGAGAAATTGACTTTAAAACCTTAAAAAAAAATCATATTGATTTAAGTCAGCTTCAGCATCTGTTAAGAAAACAAGGTTATTTTTCTTTATTTGACGCAGAGTATGTCATTTTGGAACAAGATGGTAATATAAGTGTTGCACCAAAGCATTCATATGGAACTCCTACTAATGAAGACCTACAAATTCCAGAAAAGAAAATACAGCTAGCATATGCATTAGTGCTTGATGGTAAAGTAAATAAACAAAATCTTAAAACACTTAAATATGATGAAGGCTGGCTGAAGCAACAGCTATCACAACATCAAATAACAGATTATAAAAATGTTCTTTATGCTGAATGGCACGAAGAGAAAGGATTAAAAGTGGCAACATATAATAATGATTCAAATTAA
- a CDS encoding DUF3888 domain-containing protein: protein MKKLLVLLMGFMIFSNGHYTYAKTKTKAERVDGYFTTEDILFSIFEPKLNKIVHDQYGKEMIVNPMKVEDVAIMQKQTGKDSYNGWYEVKLSILVGEPDGDTFTDTVILEVDAPNIGGTAPRLKSEKVNGLEIKLVKYFKGS, encoded by the coding sequence ATGAAAAAGCTACTAGTTTTACTTATGGGGTTCATGATTTTCTCAAATGGGCATTATACTTATGCCAAAACGAAAACGAAAGCAGAAAGAGTCGATGGTTACTTTACAACAGAGGATATTCTGTTTTCTATTTTTGAGCCGAAATTAAACAAAATAGTCCATGACCAATACGGGAAGGAAATGATTGTTAATCCAATGAAGGTAGAAGATGTTGCCATTATGCAGAAGCAAACAGGAAAAGACAGTTACAATGGCTGGTATGAAGTAAAGCTGTCCATTCTTGTCGGAGAACCTGATGGCGATACATTTACGGATACAGTAATTCTCGAAGTAGACGCTCCGAATATTGGCGGCACTGCACCACGGTTAAAAAGCGAAAAAGTGAATGGACTGGAAATCAAGCTTGTAAAATATTTTAAAGGAAGCTAA
- the licT gene encoding BglG family transcription antiterminator LicT yields MKIAKVFNNNVISVMDDNQEELIIIGKGLAWQKKPGDIVDEEKIEKIFELKNKDISQKFKTLLYEVPLEYMEVTEEIIKLAKNRLGRTFTDSFYISLTDHVHFAVERIQQGHIINNALLWEIKRFYKDEFSIGKEALRLLKEKFDVDLPEDEAGFIAMHIVNAGLSEEMPDVANITKVMQDILNIVKYHYKMEFDEESLNYFRFLTHLKFFGQRLYSKTYLQDDDPFLYDAFRQKHPGSFECTEKISEYIVKQFDYSITNNEKLYLAIHVQRLVSR; encoded by the coding sequence ATGAAAATAGCCAAAGTATTTAATAATAATGTCATTAGTGTAATGGATGACAATCAGGAAGAGCTCATCATCATCGGAAAAGGTCTTGCATGGCAAAAAAAACCAGGCGATATTGTTGACGAAGAGAAAATCGAAAAGATTTTTGAGCTGAAAAACAAAGACATTTCACAGAAATTTAAAACCCTTCTATATGAAGTTCCCCTTGAATATATGGAAGTGACCGAAGAAATCATTAAGCTTGCAAAAAATAGACTTGGCAGAACCTTTACTGACAGCTTTTATATTTCTTTAACAGATCATGTCCACTTTGCTGTGGAAAGAATTCAACAAGGACATATCATTAACAATGCTTTATTATGGGAGATTAAAAGATTTTACAAGGATGAGTTTTCAATCGGCAAAGAGGCATTGCGTTTGCTGAAGGAGAAGTTCGATGTCGATTTACCTGAGGATGAAGCGGGCTTCATTGCGATGCATATTGTTAATGCTGGTCTTAGTGAAGAGATGCCAGATGTTGCGAACATCACGAAGGTCATGCAAGATATTCTTAATATCGTTAAGTATCATTATAAAATGGAATTTGATGAAGAATCCTTGAATTATTTCCGGTTCCTCACACATTTAAAGTTTTTTGGTCAAAGATTATACAGTAAAACGTATTTGCAGGATGACGATCCATTTTTGTATGATGCCTTTAGACAAAAGCATCCAGGAAGCTTTGAATGTACAGAGAAAATCAGTGAATATATTGTGAAGCAATTCGACTATAGCATTACAAATAATGAAAAGCTGTATTTGGCAATCCATGTCCAACGGTTGGTCAGTAGATAA
- a CDS encoding LysR family transcriptional regulator, whose translation MNIEQIDYLLEVAKERSIRKAADNLHITPSAISQSILQIEINLGVTIFQRSNKGTTPTPAGKMVLKRAFELQCKYKELYDDVHRMENGHQSLPLKIAFTPTFGNVGYLALMSLKEEQKDLKVEIQEGMHEDIIAKILKNDGSFDLSLIVANRNLLENSSSIHIEPFYRSYVCIAVSKHSPLSTRKFLTKEDLVNESIAVLETSTHKELVKKSGLENNPVFVTSNNSALIRNVVKDGHAICALDDFSLINHQDYASGDIIVLPFKSPDYIYREIWAVYPKTVAKNGDMQSYLSIVKKLINQRSSLEVLV comes from the coding sequence ATGAATATAGAACAAATTGATTATTTGTTGGAAGTGGCGAAGGAAAGGTCTATCAGGAAAGCAGCAGATAATCTGCATATAACCCCTTCTGCAATCAGCCAATCCATCCTGCAAATAGAAATAAATTTAGGGGTAACTATTTTTCAGCGCTCCAACAAAGGGACTACTCCAACACCTGCAGGGAAAATGGTCCTGAAACGAGCATTCGAGCTGCAGTGTAAGTATAAAGAGCTATATGACGATGTGCATAGAATGGAAAATGGGCATCAAAGCTTGCCTTTAAAGATTGCCTTTACACCTACATTTGGAAATGTGGGCTATCTAGCCCTTATGTCGTTAAAGGAGGAGCAAAAAGACTTGAAGGTTGAAATACAAGAAGGCATGCATGAGGATATCATCGCAAAAATCCTCAAAAATGATGGTTCATTTGATCTATCCTTAATTGTTGCGAACAGAAATCTGTTAGAAAATAGCAGTTCCATCCATATTGAGCCATTTTATCGAAGCTATGTCTGTATAGCAGTAAGTAAACACTCTCCCTTAAGTACAAGAAAGTTCCTGACGAAGGAAGATTTAGTTAATGAAAGTATTGCCGTCCTTGAAACATCCACACATAAAGAGCTTGTGAAAAAATCAGGCTTGGAAAACAACCCTGTTTTTGTTACCTCCAATAATAGTGCGCTAATAAGAAATGTCGTTAAGGATGGCCATGCCATCTGTGCACTCGATGATTTTTCCCTTATCAATCACCAAGATTATGCGTCAGGAGATATTATTGTTTTGCCCTTTAAAAGCCCCGATTATATCTATCGAGAAATATGGGCAGTTTATCCGAAAACAGTGGCTAAAAATGGGGATATGCAAAGCTACTTATCTATCGTAAAGAAATTAATCAATCAGAGATCATCATTAGAAGTATTAGTGTAA
- a CDS encoding quercetin 2,3-dioxygenase, which produces MNTFKDYLPTEKTPYLLRSGDGEHHLFGRQVATIMANAQSTDNIFGMVLITGGKDDSFPSHLHEKTHEGILVLSGKLEVSLGDESYLLIEGDYAHIPAKTVHSYKMLAHRTRFISYTSNGDATNLYRTIGNPYSHAEYPPNVSEVISADSLAEAEANTDFQLSTPKPVAERIMPNKTRLPDTLSPYVILSGEGDRLLTGDQLHRIIASQKNTEGQFIIVASDGPKGDRIVEHYHEQHTETFFCLEGNMTMWAMGEEIDMHPGDFLHVPAGTVHSYRLDSHYTKMVGLLASGLFEPFFRILGDPYPHYMFPSQPMPLRFDRIIENLEMLDLKVVGKN; this is translated from the coding sequence ATGAATACGTTTAAAGACTACCTACCAACGGAAAAGACACCCTATTTACTGCGAAGCGGCGATGGAGAACACCATCTGTTCGGCAGACAAGTAGCAACAATTATGGCTAATGCACAAAGCACAGATAATATTTTCGGGATGGTGCTGATTACAGGCGGAAAAGACGATTCATTTCCTTCCCATCTTCATGAAAAAACACATGAAGGAATTTTAGTTCTTAGTGGAAAATTGGAAGTTTCACTTGGTGATGAGAGCTACTTGCTTATAGAAGGCGACTATGCCCATATTCCTGCCAAAACGGTACATAGCTACAAAATGCTTGCCCACAGAACGAGATTTATCTCTTATACTTCAAATGGTGACGCGACAAACCTTTATCGCACCATCGGTAATCCCTATTCACATGCTGAATATCCTCCAAATGTTAGTGAAGTCATTTCTGCTGACTCGCTGGCAGAAGCTGAAGCAAACACAGACTTCCAATTAAGCACGCCAAAACCGGTTGCTGAACGGATAATGCCAAATAAAACGAGGCTGCCAGATACACTTAGCCCTTATGTTATCCTCTCAGGTGAAGGTGACCGTTTATTGACAGGTGACCAGCTTCACCGTATTATCGCATCACAAAAAAATACAGAAGGCCAGTTTATCATCGTAGCTTCAGATGGACCTAAAGGTGACAGAATAGTTGAACATTATCATGAACAGCATACAGAGACCTTTTTCTGTCTCGAAGGCAATATGACGATGTGGGCAATGGGCGAAGAAATCGACATGCATCCTGGAGATTTTCTGCATGTCCCTGCAGGCACCGTTCATTCCTATCGCCTTGACTCCCACTATACGAAGATGGTTGGTCTGCTTGCATCTGGCTTATTTGAACCCTTCTTCCGCATTCTAGGTGATCCTTATCCGCATTATATGTTCCCAAGTCAACCGATGCCCTTACGTTTTGACAGGATTATCGAAAACTTGGAGATGTTAGATTTAAAGGTTGTGGGCAAAAACTAG